TTTCCTAAATCTCTAGATAACATTTTAAGGAACTTGATAATAAGATAGATAAAGTAATAAAGAACATAAAAATTAATAAGATGGAGTTTAAAAAAGTACATTAAGATTACATAATTGGATGTTTGGGACAATTATTACTATTTATTACTACATGTCTAGGAATGTTATTAACGTTAATATTTAAGTAGAAGGGGTACCACTGGCACAAATAAAATAAATCTTAAAAGCTACTTATTTTATTTTTCTAATTTTACATCCCATATTAATACCTGATTTCAGATTTGACTCTAACTTTTCTCGCTTAAGATTAAAAGTATTTATCTAGTTGTTAACATCAGTGATATCAGCAATAATAAAGTACCTTGAATTATAAATACTTTCAATTGCTTAGAAAATAGTCAAAATTTTATATAAAACGTTCTTCACGCCTAACTCAGCATCTTTATTTATCTTAGTATACAGCTCTTCAGTAGTTTTATTAATGAATTCCTGAGAATATCTCCTCCATTTAGCAGGTATCTTATCATATGAACCTGCACTAATAACATCACGAATCATTTCTACATTCATACTTAACTCTTGGAACAGCTTATATTCTTTAGACACCTTGGAACGAGCAGACTTTGCACTTAAACCTTTGTTGCCAGATATTATTTCTTCAATCGCACCGTTCAATCTATCTTTTACCTTTAACATATCAGAAGAATCAATGGAATTCTTTGCACTCTCAGCCTCAACTTTTACTTTTTCTAATATATCAACTAGCTCCTGATATAAAGCCTTTGCAATATTTATATTCTTAATAATATTCTTACTTGATTTCTCCATAAATTGATTCAAATCCACTATCCCATCCTTTTTAACTATCTGAACCACAATTTTATCTAAAACTTTCTTCACTTCCTGATCCAAATTTTCCGCATTAGACTTTTCTTTAGAAACAAAAGATTCATACCCCTCAAGTTCTGACAATATTTTTTTCAAACCACTACTCAATGTATTAATCTGTCCTAAATTAGATTTTATTTCATCCTTAATTCTTTCTGATTCTGTATCTTGAACAGAAGACTGCTCGTTTTGTTCCCCTTGCATCAATTCAACAGTTTGAGATTCAGCAGCTCGTTGAGGTTGATCAGACTGTGGTGTCTCTATAACAACTTCAGGCCTTTGCTCCCCTTCATTCCCTTGTTGCTTTACCATTGTTTTACTATCTTCAGCCTGCTTCTCCACAGGTTGCTGCTCTAAAGATTGCTGATTAACCGTTGTTGTAGAAATACCATCTTCATAAGCTTTTTTTTCACCTTCCAAACCAGACCCTGGACTTGAAATATAGGAGCTAATAGAATTTGATTGAATAGGATTGATAATAAGATTCTTGTTTTGATCTTGATTTAATGCCGCACCGACTTGAGATACGGGCTGCAACTGCTGTGTCACACCTTTTTTGGGAATACCTACAACACCTAGCACTTTAAACTTTTTTCCAGCCTTTATAATAACATCCGATTGATCTTCTTCGCCCTCTTTACTTTCTTTTAATAAACCTAAATAATATTCTTCTTCTGAAAATCTTTCACTTACTACTCCAATCAATCTATCAAGTAAAGCCATATGACATGATAGAAAACATAATAGTGTCAAAACACATACTGCCAAAACATTTTTATTCATGATCCCCTCAACTAGAACATCAAAAAAAATTATTTCATTATTAAGTATCTATATTGAAATACAAGAATTACTGGTAATTATACACCTCTTTTTTAAATTTCAAATAAATCCATTAAATTAATATAAAATTTCACTATGATATCATAATATTTTTACTTTAGGTCTCTTTAAATAAATACCTAACTTACCAATGACAAACCTTGATAAGTCACACTTTTTTTATCATAACTCATACTAAAATAGCTGTGTTTGAAAGAATTATGCTCTACATTTCAATACATATAATTTAAGGAGAGGAAATTTATAATGAAAAATCTTAAAAAACCTTTGAGTGTTATTGCTATGATGTCTATGTTCACTAGTTGTGAACTCATTGCTGACGCTATCTCTAATCAAAATGGCATTTCACTAGAAAATCCAACAACAATAGCTACAAATCAAGACATAAAAAACGAAATACAACAAAAAAACGTCCAAAACACAAACACAAGCTGGTTTCCTGCAATCAATCTACTTAGAATTCTAGGAACAAATGTTGAGATTAAGGCTAATCAAGAAAGAAATCAAATAGAAAATCACTTTAAAAAAGTAAAAAGTATATTACAAACAGTTAAAGACGAATTAAAAGATAAAATTAACGAAAATGAAAGCTCAATCAAAAATTTTGATGAAACAATCAATAAAATAATGACCATCCTAAACAACTTAGCTAATGCCACTGCTAATAACAATATTGAAATTGGAGCAACTAATAACATAGGGACTAAAGCTGCTATTATTTCTAATAAAAACAATGTCAACACTATAATCAATGAAATAAAAAATATAATTGAACTTGCAAAAAACTCTAACATAGACATTGAACAACAAAGTATTGATAACAATCCCATCACTTTACAAAACAACGCCGCTGCACTTAATGCTCTAAATGGTGGTGGTGGAAGAGAGCTTAAAGGTGGAGCTAACAAAGGAGACGGTTACGCACTGTTTAATATAGTAAATCAAGTCAACAAATGGGAAATAATAAACAAAATAATAGAAGCTACAACAGATGTTAAAAACGATGGTTACGCTCATAATGAAAATAACAACGCCGGACAATTAATTACTGGAAAAACAATTAATGGAGCTGGGGCCAAAAGTAAAGCCGACATTGCAGCTGCTATTGCATTAAAAGCTATGAGTAAAAATGGTAAATTTGCTGGTTACAAACAAAATGATAATGGTGGCAATAAATACACCAAAAACATTCAAAATGCTACTGCTAATGCTGTTAACAAAACATTAACTGCACTTGATATAACTATCATGAACATATTAAATGCTGAATTTGCCAAAATTAAAAAATAATTGAATTTAAATAAACATAAAATTATCTAAAAAGCACTAATATAAGTATTGATTATGGTATATTAGTGCTTTTATTTCCAAGTTAAACAAAAAAATTACTGCATTTAACATAAAATTGTTATTTATAATATGGATTCAAAAAAAGAAGGAAAGATACTTAATTTACATTTACTTCTTTTAAATAGTGACTTATTTAAAGATTAGTGTCAATAAAATTCCTAAACATATAGTAATAATTGTTCCTAGCATCCAATTATGCACTCTTAACGTACTCTTAAGTTCTGATGCTGTCTTATCTATCTTATTATCTAACTCCATTTTGTTAAGGTCTATTTTATTATCTAAGTCCTTAATATCTGATTTTAATTCACTCCTTACATTCTCTATCTTTATATTAAGGTTATTTTCTACATTCTCTATCTTATTATCTAGGTCCTTTATATCCGATTTTAAGTTAGCCTCTACTTTTTCTAGCTTAAGATTAAACGTATTTTCTAAATACTCAATATCCTTATACGTTAACTCATTCCTATAGTACCTATAAGATAAATCAATAGCAATATCTCTATCAATCCC
The DNA window shown above is from Borrelia coriaceae and carries:
- a CDS encoding variable large family protein, with the protein product MKNLKKPLSVIAMMSMFTSCELIADAISNQNGISLENPTTIATNQDIKNEIQQKNVQNTNTSWFPAINLLRILGTNVEIKANQERNQIENHFKKVKSILQTVKDELKDKINENESSIKNFDETINKIMTILNNLANATANNNIEIGATNNIGTKAAIISNKNNVNTIINEIKNIIELAKNSNIDIEQQSIDNNPITLQNNAAALNALNGGGGRELKGGANKGDGYALFNIVNQVNKWEIINKIIEATTDVKNDGYAHNENNNAGQLITGKTINGAGAKSKADIAAAIALKAMSKNGKFAGYKQNDNGGNKYTKNIQNATANAVNKTLTALDITIMNILNAEFAKIKK
- the bdr gene encoding Bdr family repetitive protein, producing the protein MGLAQPIVTQQMVVAELTKAGIDRDIAIDLSYRYYRNELTYKDIEYLENTFNLKLEKVEANLKSDIKDLDNKIENVENNLNIKIENVRSELKSDIKDLDNKIDLNKMELDNKIDKTASELKSTLRVHNWMLGTIITICLGILLTLIFK